A single window of Solanum dulcamara chromosome 5, daSolDulc1.2, whole genome shotgun sequence DNA harbors:
- the LOC129889223 gene encoding IQ domain-containing protein IQM4-like translates to MGLSLSILLSAWNEILRHNYLTFPDTMGRTIVRSVSIDRKNGELCLRTLSFKEKDAKSVRKSDCSEESLKHEKQKLKTSVPITSLVVDQVPRISIPEPFVFFSPRPVTELDAAATKLQTVYKSYRTRRNLADCAVVVEELWWKALDSVALKQSSISFFDVNKHEAAVSRWSRARTRAAKVGKGLLRDEKAQKLALQHWLEAIDPRHRYGHNLHFYYDVWSNSKSTQPFFYWLDVGDGKELNLESCKRADLQRQCIKYLGPKEREAYEVVVEDGKLVYKQSGMLLNTTEGSKWIFVLSTSRVLYVGKKKKGVFQHSSFLSGGATTAAGRLVVQDGILEAIWPYSGHYLPTEDNFKEFINFLEEHHVDLANVKKCAIDNDKAKDDGPVSDVTGHEENFTGTSKDQREVGVYDLSKRLSCKWTSGVGPRIGCVRDYPMDLQSQALETVNLSPRVNLSQPNKCYPIPSPRPTPKIRVSPRLAYMGIPSPRVSVTA, encoded by the exons ATGGGACTCTCTCTTTCTATACTCTTGTCAGCGTGGAATGAAATTCTAAGACATAATTATCTTACTTTTCCTGACACCATGGGAAGAACTATCGTGAGATCGGTTAGCATTGATAGGAAAAATGGAGAATTGTGTTTGAGGACACTCAGTTTCAAAGAAAAAGATGCTAAGAGTGTTAGAAAATCTGATTGTTCAGAAGAAAGTCTAAAACATGAGAAACAAAAGCTTAAAACTTCTGTTCCGATAACTAGTTTGGTTGTTGATCAAGTACCAAGAATCTCAATTCCAGAGCCTTTTGTGTTCTTTTCTCCAAGACCTGTTACTGAACTTGATGCTGCTGCCACTAAGCTCCAGACGGTGTACAAGAGTTACAGGACAAGAAGGAACCTTGCAGATTGTGCTGTAGTTGTTGAAGAGCTCTG GTGGAAGGCCTTGGATTCTGTAGCTTTAAAGCAGAGCTCTATATCATTTTTTGATGTCAATAAGCATGAAGCTGCCGTGTCAAGGTGGTCACGTGCAAGAACAAGGGCTGCTAAG GTAGGCaaaggtttgttgagggatgaAAAGGCTCAAAAACTAGCTCTGCAACATTGGTTGGAAGCG ATTGACCCACGTCATCGTTATGGACACAACTTACACTTCTACTATGATGTATGGTCCAACAGCAAAAGTACCCAACCTTTCTTCTATTG GTTGGATGTGGGTGATGGtaaagaactaaatcttgagAGTTGCAAGAGAGCTGATTTGCAACGTCAATGCATCAAGTATTTAGGACCG AAGGAAAGGGAAGCCTATGAAGTAGTTGTGGAGGATGGCAAGTTGGTATATAAGCAAAGCGGGATGTTGCTGAATACAACAGAAGGATCGAAGTGGATTTTCGTTCTTAGTACTTCAAGAGTTCTTTATgttggaaagaaaaagaagggcgTTTTCCAGCACTCTAGTTTTCTATCTGGTGGTGCTACTACAGCAGCTGGTAGATTGGTTGTTCAGGATGGGATTCTTGAG GCAATTTGGCCGTACAGTGGTCACTATCTTCCTACAGAAGATAATTTCAAGGAATTCATCAATTTCCTTGAGGAACACCACGTAGATTTGGCTAACGTTAAG AAATGTGCAATAGACAATGATAAAGCTAAGGACGATGGTCCGGTGAGTGATGTAACTGGTCATGAAGAAAATTTTACGGGTACCAGCAAAGACCAGAGAGAAGTAGGAGTTTATGACTTGAGCAAACGTTTATCATGCAAGTGGACAAGTGGAGTTGGTCCCCGTATTGGGTGTGTAAGAGACTATCCAATGGATCTTCAATCTCAGGCCCTTGAAACAGTCAATCTGTCTCCAAGGGTTAACTTATCTCAGCCCAACAAGTGTTATCCAATCCCTTCACCAAGACCGACTCCGAAAATCCGTGTATCGCCTAGGCTTGCATACATGGGAATTCCAAGCCCAAGAGTTTCTGTTACTGCCTAG